In Streptomyces sp. NBC_01381, a genomic segment contains:
- a CDS encoding leucyl aminopeptidase, with protein sequence MTALTLSTAAASGLRADAIVVGVAKGAKGAVVAPGAESVDKAYDGKLASVLETLGASGAEGEVTKLPAPSGFKAPVVVAVGLGTVPEKDETYGTDALRRAAGTAARALTGSKKAGFALPTEDADDAGAIAEGALLGAYSFDAYKENGSAKGKNGKAAKDSKGPLAEIALLGGKSRDKAYKAAVERATAVSEELNRCRDLINTPPNDLNPEAFAAVVTAAGKEHGIKVQVLDEKALTKGGFGGILGVGVGSEAPPRLVKLSYTSSKAKKHLAFVGKGITYDSGGISLKPAGHNETMKCDMSGAAAVFAAVVAAARLGLEVNVTGWLALAENMPSGSATRPGDVLRMYSGKTVEVLNTDAEGRLVLADAIAKASEDQPDAIVDVATLTGAMMMALGSRTFGIMANDDAFRAAIHDVSLEAGEDSWPMPLPEHLKKGMDSPTADIANMGERMGGGLVAGLFLQEFVGEGITWAHLDIAGPAYNEGGPFGYTPKGGTGSAVRTLVRLAERTAAGDLG encoded by the coding sequence GTGACTGCTCTGACTCTCAGCACCGCCGCCGCGTCCGGCCTGCGTGCCGACGCGATCGTCGTCGGTGTAGCGAAGGGCGCCAAGGGCGCGGTTGTAGCGCCCGGCGCCGAGTCCGTGGACAAGGCGTACGACGGCAAGCTCGCGTCCGTCCTGGAGACCCTCGGTGCCTCGGGCGCCGAGGGCGAGGTGACGAAGCTGCCCGCGCCGTCCGGCTTCAAGGCGCCGGTCGTCGTCGCGGTCGGTCTCGGCACGGTGCCGGAGAAGGACGAGACGTACGGCACCGACGCCCTGCGCCGCGCCGCCGGCACCGCCGCGCGCGCCCTGACCGGCTCGAAGAAGGCCGGGTTCGCGCTGCCCACCGAGGACGCCGACGACGCCGGCGCGATCGCCGAGGGCGCGCTGCTCGGCGCGTACTCGTTCGACGCGTACAAGGAGAACGGCTCCGCGAAGGGCAAGAACGGCAAGGCGGCCAAGGACTCCAAGGGGCCGCTCGCCGAGATCGCCCTGCTCGGCGGCAAGTCCCGCGACAAGGCGTACAAGGCCGCGGTCGAGCGCGCCACCGCCGTGTCCGAGGAGCTCAACCGCTGCCGCGACCTGATCAACACCCCGCCGAACGACCTGAACCCCGAGGCCTTCGCCGCCGTCGTCACCGCGGCCGGCAAGGAGCACGGCATCAAGGTCCAGGTCCTGGACGAGAAGGCGCTCACCAAGGGCGGCTTCGGCGGCATCCTCGGTGTCGGCGTCGGCTCGGAGGCCCCGCCGCGCCTGGTGAAGCTGTCGTACACGTCGTCCAAGGCGAAGAAGCACCTCGCCTTCGTCGGCAAGGGCATCACGTACGACTCGGGCGGCATCTCGCTGAAGCCCGCCGGTCACAACGAGACCATGAAGTGCGACATGAGTGGCGCCGCGGCCGTCTTCGCCGCCGTCGTCGCCGCCGCGCGTCTGGGTCTCGAGGTGAACGTCACCGGCTGGCTCGCGCTCGCCGAGAACATGCCGTCCGGCTCGGCGACCCGCCCCGGCGACGTCCTGCGGATGTACAGCGGCAAGACGGTGGAGGTGCTCAACACCGACGCCGAGGGCCGCCTCGTCCTGGCCGACGCGATCGCCAAGGCCTCCGAGGACCAGCCCGACGCGATCGTCGACGTGGCGACGCTGACCGGCGCGATGATGATGGCGCTCGGCAGCCGCACCTTCGGCATCATGGCCAACGACGACGCGTTCCGCGCCGCGATCCACGACGTCTCCCTGGAGGCGGGCGAGGACTCCTGGCCGATGCCGCTGCCCGAGCACCTGAAGAAGGGCATGGACTCCCCCACCGCCGACATCGCCAACATGGGCGAGCGGATGGGCGGCGGTCTGGTGGCCGGTCTCTTCCTCCAGGAGTTCGTCGGCGAGGGCATCACCTGGGCGCACCTGGACATCGCGGGCCCGGCCTACAACGAGGGCGGACCGTTCGGCTACACGCCCAAGGGCGGCACCGGCTCCGCGGTCCGCACCCTGGTCCGGCTCGCCGAGCGCACGGCCGCGGGCGACCTCGGCTGA
- a CDS encoding endo alpha-1,4 polygalactosaminidase: MSAHLRRAAVLLVLLVLAGCAAPAEEKPDEARWQPRPGTAWQWQLSGKLDPSVDVPVYDIDGFDHSEATVADLHRRGRKVICYLSTGAWEEFRPDAGKFPRAVIGRSNGWDGERWLDIRRTDVLEPLMAQRIDMCRDKGFDAVEPDNMDGYANRTGFRLTGADQLRYNRLIARLAHERGMAVGLKNDPDQIPDLVGDFDFAVNEQCAQYEECERWKPFIAAGKAVFHVEYELPTRRFCDQSRKLNLSSMLKKYELGVWREACASAEG; this comes from the coding sequence GTGTCAGCCCACCTTCGACGTGCCGCCGTGCTCCTCGTTCTGCTGGTGCTCGCGGGCTGCGCGGCGCCCGCGGAGGAGAAGCCGGACGAAGCGCGGTGGCAGCCGCGCCCCGGGACGGCCTGGCAGTGGCAGTTGAGCGGGAAGCTCGACCCCTCCGTCGACGTCCCCGTCTACGACATCGACGGCTTCGACCACTCCGAGGCGACCGTCGCCGATCTGCACCGGCGCGGCCGCAAGGTCATCTGCTATCTCTCCACCGGCGCCTGGGAGGAGTTCCGCCCCGACGCGGGGAAGTTCCCCCGGGCGGTCATCGGCAGGAGCAACGGCTGGGACGGCGAGCGCTGGCTCGACATCCGTCGCACCGACGTCCTGGAACCCCTGATGGCGCAGCGCATCGACATGTGCCGCGACAAGGGCTTCGACGCGGTCGAGCCGGACAACATGGACGGCTACGCGAACCGCACAGGATTCCGCCTCACCGGCGCCGACCAGCTCCGCTACAACCGTCTGATCGCCCGCCTCGCGCACGAGCGCGGGATGGCCGTCGGTCTGAAGAACGACCCGGACCAAATCCCGGACCTCGTCGGGGACTTCGACTTCGCGGTGAACGAACAGTGCGCGCAGTACGAGGAGTGCGAGCGCTGGAAGCCGTTCATCGCGGCGGGCAAGGCGGTCTTCCACGTCGAGTACGAGCTGCCGACGCGGCGGTTCTGCGATCAGTCGCGGAAGCTGAACCTGTCGTCGATGCTGAAGAAGTACGAGCTGGGGGTCTGGCGCGAGGCGTGCGCCTCAGCCGAGGGCTAG
- a CDS encoding adenosylcobinamide-GDP ribazoletransferase, which translates to MPRTSPADGPRFAFGTLTALPVKVTRWDREAARAGMLCAPLAGLTVGLFAAALGGALMALGAGPLLAAVATAAAPAALTRGLHLDGLADTADGLGSAKPPEDALRIMKQSDVGPFGVITLLFVLLAQVAVLFQLYDASWARGALAAVVSAAAARLALTLAARTGVPAARPEGLGAAVAGTVPRKAALLTAAGVTAAAAAAAVSLGTYETVQYAAAVVLAVCAAELLLRHCVRRFGGITGDVFGALAETAATTALVVLALG; encoded by the coding sequence GTGCCCCGAACCTCCCCCGCCGACGGCCCCCGTTTCGCCTTCGGCACCCTCACCGCGCTGCCGGTCAAGGTCACCCGGTGGGACCGCGAAGCCGCCCGTGCCGGGATGCTCTGCGCTCCGCTGGCCGGCCTCACCGTGGGGCTGTTCGCCGCGGCACTCGGCGGTGCGCTCATGGCCCTCGGCGCAGGTCCCCTCCTCGCCGCCGTGGCGACCGCCGCAGCCCCCGCCGCGCTGACCCGCGGCCTCCACCTCGACGGCCTCGCCGACACCGCCGACGGTCTCGGCAGCGCCAAGCCCCCAGAAGACGCCCTGCGGATCATGAAGCAGTCCGACGTCGGGCCCTTCGGCGTCATCACGCTGCTCTTCGTGCTGCTCGCCCAGGTCGCCGTCCTCTTCCAGCTCTACGACGCCTCATGGGCCAGGGGCGCACTCGCCGCGGTCGTCTCCGCGGCCGCGGCCCGGCTCGCCCTCACCCTGGCCGCCCGCACGGGCGTACCCGCGGCCCGCCCGGAGGGCCTCGGCGCCGCCGTGGCGGGCACCGTCCCGCGGAAGGCCGCGCTGCTCACGGCGGCCGGCGTCACCGCGGCCGCCGCGGCCGCCGCCGTGTCCTTGGGAACGTACGAGACCGTGCAGTACGCGGCCGCCGTCGTCCTCGCGGTCTGCGCCGCCGAACTACTGCTGCGCCACTGCGTCCGCCGCTTCGGCGGCATCACCGGCGACGTCTTCGGCGCCCTCGCCGAGACCGCCGCGACGACGGCCCTGGTCGTCCTAGCCCTCGGCTGA
- a CDS encoding phosphatidylglycerol lysyltransferase domain-containing protein, translating into MGDEPDVSSGRNRRIAAGFSVWYLRAVTFINFLSAVWVSLGQDLRRHNTENYFTPYLLTAGFASGAFTMFLAITMRRRKRAAWILNLVLSGLFLLLFAFAMVFPEIRQHAQNWISLVLTAAFVASLIVGRREFYAKGDRSNPKLAAAVAVGGLLVTSLIAALLVTVTNHAHDEYRSTFLDRWRYGTMRLVSLAADDTRFEGIATPGWVNVTINVLSTLLLLAVLYAAFRSRKAVDPLTEDDETKLHGLLDKYGERDSLGYFALRREKSVVWSPSAKAAVAYRVIGGVSLASGDPIGDPEAWPGAIEPWLADAREHGWIPAVMGASEEAGTIYARHGLDALELGDEAIVETAEFTLEGRAMRTVRQAYNRVKRAGYEVRIRRHEDIPADEMAYLLERADDWRDGATERGFSMALGRLGDPADGRCVMLECTDGDGELRAVLSFVPWGPNGLSLDLMRRDRDAENGLMEFMVIELLQRAPEIDVTQVSLNFAMFRSVFERGSRLGAGPVLRLWRSLLTFFSRWWQIESLYRANAKYRPIWEPRFLLFEKSGDLPRIGIASARAEGFLEAPGLPKWLHRKHLESRR; encoded by the coding sequence ATGGGAGATGAGCCGGATGTTTCTTCTGGGCGTAATCGACGGATCGCCGCGGGCTTCAGTGTCTGGTACTTGCGCGCCGTCACCTTCATCAACTTTCTGAGCGCGGTCTGGGTCTCCCTGGGGCAGGATCTGCGGCGGCACAACACCGAGAACTACTTCACCCCGTATCTGCTGACGGCAGGATTCGCCTCGGGGGCGTTCACGATGTTCCTGGCCATCACGATGCGCCGCCGCAAACGCGCCGCCTGGATTCTCAACCTCGTACTCAGCGGGCTCTTTCTGCTGCTCTTCGCGTTCGCGATGGTCTTTCCGGAGATCCGTCAGCACGCGCAGAACTGGATCTCCCTCGTCCTGACCGCCGCCTTCGTCGCCTCGCTGATCGTCGGGCGCCGGGAGTTCTACGCCAAGGGCGACCGCTCGAACCCCAAGCTCGCCGCGGCCGTCGCGGTCGGCGGTCTGCTCGTGACCTCGCTGATCGCCGCGCTCCTGGTCACCGTCACCAACCACGCGCACGACGAATACCGTTCGACCTTCCTCGACCGCTGGCGCTACGGCACCATGCGGCTCGTCTCGCTCGCCGCCGACGACACACGGTTCGAGGGCATCGCCACGCCGGGCTGGGTCAACGTCACCATCAACGTGCTCAGCACGCTCCTCCTCCTTGCCGTGCTGTACGCCGCCTTCCGCTCCCGCAAGGCCGTCGACCCGCTCACCGAGGACGACGAGACCAAGCTGCACGGGCTGCTCGACAAGTACGGGGAGCGCGACTCGCTCGGGTACTTCGCGCTGCGCCGCGAGAAGAGCGTCGTGTGGTCGCCGAGCGCCAAGGCCGCGGTCGCCTACCGGGTCATCGGGGGCGTCTCGCTGGCCTCCGGTGATCCCATCGGGGATCCGGAGGCCTGGCCCGGCGCCATCGAGCCCTGGCTCGCCGACGCCCGCGAGCACGGCTGGATCCCGGCCGTGATGGGGGCGAGCGAGGAGGCGGGCACGATCTACGCGCGGCACGGGCTCGACGCGCTCGAACTGGGCGACGAAGCGATCGTCGAGACCGCTGAATTCACCCTGGAGGGACGGGCCATGCGCACCGTCCGGCAGGCGTACAACCGGGTCAAGCGCGCCGGGTACGAGGTGCGGATCCGCCGTCACGAGGACATTCCGGCCGACGAGATGGCGTATCTGCTGGAGCGCGCCGACGACTGGCGCGACGGGGCCACCGAGCGCGGCTTCTCCATGGCGCTCGGGCGGCTCGGCGATCCTGCCGACGGGCGGTGCGTGATGCTCGAATGCACCGACGGGGACGGCGAGTTGAGAGCGGTGCTCTCGTTCGTGCCCTGGGGGCCGAACGGGCTCTCCCTCGACCTGATGCGGCGCGACCGCGACGCCGAGAACGGCCTGATGGAGTTCATGGTCATCGAGCTGCTCCAGCGCGCCCCGGAGATCGACGTCACTCAGGTGTCGCTGAACTTCGCGATGTTCCGGTCCGTCTTCGAACGTGGCTCGCGGCTCGGCGCGGGCCCGGTCCTGCGGTTGTGGCGCTCGCTGCTCACCTTCTTCTCCCGGTGGTGGCAGATCGAGTCGCTGTACCGGGCCAACGCGAAGTACCGCCCGATCTGGGAGCCGCGCTTCCTTCTCTTCGAGAAGAGCGGCGACCTGCCGCGCATCGGCATCGCGTCGGCCCGCGCGGAGGGCTTCCTGGAAGCGCCGGGCCTGCCGAAGTGGCTGCACCGCAAGCATCTGGAGTCCCGACGATGA
- the cobT gene encoding nicotinate-nucleotide--dimethylbenzimidazole phosphoribosyltransferase has translation MSSLNLDDFTDLIERPDGGVRRDAEERRERQSVPPGALGRLDELGEWLSAAQSSVPVRPIERPRVILFAGDHGVAELDVSTRPAGSAAELVRSVLAGESPVAVLARRLDVPVRIVDMALDCDPAELPAEVAGHRVRRGSGRVDIEDALTAEEAEAALRAGMAVADEEADSGTDLVVLGDVSVGGTTPAATLVAALCGTDASVVTGRGGSPIDDLAWMRKCAAVRDSLRRARPVLGDQLELLAAVGGADIAAMTGFLLQCAVRRTPVILDGVVASAAALVAQRVAFRAPDWWLAGHASGEPAQAKALDRMALDPVLEQGVKLGEGVGALLALPLVRAAAALSAELPERAPEPTPEPEE, from the coding sequence ATGAGCTCGCTGAATCTCGACGACTTCACCGACCTGATCGAGCGCCCCGACGGCGGGGTGCGGCGCGACGCCGAAGAGCGCAGGGAACGGCAGAGCGTGCCGCCCGGGGCGCTCGGGCGCCTCGACGAACTGGGCGAGTGGCTGTCCGCCGCCCAGTCGTCGGTTCCGGTCAGGCCGATCGAGCGGCCGCGCGTGATCCTGTTCGCGGGCGATCACGGGGTCGCCGAGCTCGACGTCTCCACCAGGCCCGCGGGCAGCGCGGCCGAACTCGTGCGCTCCGTGCTCGCCGGGGAGAGCCCCGTCGCCGTGCTCGCGCGCCGGCTCGACGTACCGGTCCGGATCGTCGACATGGCCCTGGACTGCGACCCTGCCGAGCTGCCCGCCGAGGTGGCGGGTCACCGGGTGCGGCGCGGCTCGGGGCGCGTCGACATCGAGGACGCGCTGACGGCCGAGGAGGCCGAGGCGGCGCTGCGGGCCGGGATGGCCGTCGCCGACGAGGAGGCCGACTCCGGCACCGATCTGGTCGTGCTCGGCGATGTGAGCGTCGGCGGGACGACGCCCGCGGCGACGCTGGTCGCCGCGCTCTGCGGGACCGACGCGTCCGTGGTGACCGGGCGGGGCGGCTCGCCGATCGACGACCTGGCGTGGATGCGCAAGTGCGCGGCGGTCCGTGACTCGCTGCGGCGGGCGCGGCCCGTGCTCGGGGACCAGCTGGAGCTGCTCGCGGCGGTGGGCGGGGCGGACATCGCCGCCATGACCGGGTTCCTGCTGCAGTGCGCGGTGCGGCGTACGCCCGTGATTCTTGACGGGGTCGTGGCCTCGGCGGCAGCGCTGGTGGCCCAGCGGGTCGCCTTCCGGGCGCCGGACTGGTGGCTCGCGGGGCATGCCAGCGGAGAGCCGGCGCAGGCGAAGGCGCTGGACCGGATGGCGCTTGATCCGGTGCTCGAACAGGGCGTGAAGCTGGGTGAGGGGGTGGGGGCGCTGCTGGCACTTCCCTTGGTGCGGGCCGCGGCCGCGCTCTCCGCCGAGCTGCCGGAGCGGGCACCTGAGCCGACGCCTGAGCCTGAGGAGTAG
- a CDS encoding class I SAM-dependent methyltransferase, producing the protein MDAAHAAAAQAEKVLAAPHPAARRHRARARAMGRFTEPESWLDIDTGHGDFPAAAKEVHPYTAFDGLDRTGRVERGRAAGRVEEAHRGLLADLAPKLAGRYDALSMFHYLERSADPRIELIAARTVLRPGGHLMIEVPVPESRYARLLAKGWIRPEPHHRIPLTALRRELESLGYTVVATDRREPHIPLDLTAGLAVALGRIRAAARLAIPLLAAAALADRLLAPVVSRTRFSNAYRIIARRNPDT; encoded by the coding sequence ATGGACGCCGCCCACGCCGCCGCAGCCCAGGCCGAGAAGGTCCTCGCCGCCCCACACCCGGCCGCCCGCCGTCACCGGGCCCGCGCCCGCGCGATGGGCCGCTTCACCGAGCCCGAGAGCTGGCTGGACATCGACACCGGACACGGGGACTTCCCCGCCGCCGCCAAGGAGGTCCACCCGTACACCGCCTTCGACGGGCTCGACCGCACCGGGCGGGTGGAGCGGGGGCGCGCGGCGGGCCGCGTGGAGGAGGCCCACCGGGGACTGCTCGCCGATCTCGCGCCGAAGCTCGCGGGGCGCTACGACGCGCTGAGCATGTTCCACTACCTGGAGCGCAGCGCCGACCCGCGCATCGAACTCATCGCCGCCCGCACGGTGTTGCGGCCCGGCGGCCATCTGATGATCGAGGTCCCCGTCCCGGAGAGCCGGTACGCGAGGCTGCTCGCCAAGGGCTGGATCCGGCCCGAGCCGCACCACCGCATCCCGCTCACCGCACTCCGGCGCGAGCTGGAGAGCCTCGGCTACACCGTCGTGGCCACCGACCGGCGCGAGCCGCACATCCCGCTCGACCTGACCGCGGGCCTCGCCGTCGCCCTCGGCCGCATCCGCGCCGCGGCCCGCCTCGCGATCCCGCTGCTCGCCGCCGCCGCCCTGGCCGACCGGCTGCTCGCGCCCGTGGTCAGCCGCACCCGGTTCTCCAACGCCTACCGGATCATCGCCCGCAGGAACCCGGACACGTGA